Proteins encoded in a region of the Methanobrevibacter millerae genome:
- a CDS encoding YhbY family RNA-binding protein translates to MSQSKKEMMNRALSAMTINIGKSGVNDNVIEEIKRQLKANEIVKLKFAKNIARDKDTYIAEIVEKTRCKLIDVRGHVAVIYKKKP, encoded by the coding sequence ATGAGTCAATCCAAAAAAGAAATGATGAATAGAGCTCTTTCCGCGATGACAATTAACATTGGTAAAAGTGGTGTCAATGACAATGTCATTGAAGAAATCAAACGCCAGCTTAAGGCTAATGAAATTGTCAAACTTAAATTTGCAAAAAATATCGCTAGAGATAAAGATACTTATATTGCAGAGATTGTCGAAAAAACTCGATGTAAATTAATCGATGTTAGAGGACATGTTGCTGTAATTTACAAAAAAAAGCCTTAA
- a CDS encoding ribonuclease P protein component 4 — MSRGKRPKWMIDIAIERMNILFERAEMEFITHPERSDRYVELARRLSTKYNTKIPEKWSRRYCRNCGKFLYYGHNSSVRLVDEKVNIFCGECGHVMRIPYSKEKKNKRRARYESIQKRNDE; from the coding sequence GCTATTGAAAGAATGAACATTCTTTTTGAGCGTGCTGAGATGGAATTCATCACCCATCCCGAACGGTCTGATCGATATGTTGAATTAGCTAGAAGATTGTCCACAAAGTACAATACCAAAATTCCGGAAAAATGGTCTAGAAGGTATTGTCGGAATTGCGGTAAGTTCCTTTACTATGGTCATAATTCGTCCGTCCGGCTCGTTGACGAGAAAGTCAACATTTTTTGTGGAGAATGTGGCCATGTTATGAGAATTCCTTACAGTAAGGAAAAGAAAAATAAAAGGAGAGCTAGATATGAGTCAATCCAAAAAAGAAATGATGAATAG